A DNA window from Sphaeramia orbicularis chromosome 22, fSphaOr1.1, whole genome shotgun sequence contains the following coding sequences:
- the tmem63c gene encoding osmosensitive cation channel TMEM63C, which yields MAHSVLFVTRAPPVEGRDVELDVLNFLNSFGEENSTAERCYRAHSRSSVLQGLPFGGVPTVLAINVVLWMFLLLIFSCLRKAAWDYGRLALLMENDSLTSLFYGEPSEKEKSPSESSPSDSETKDMGFCSWLSSLYHMKDEEIRSKCGIDAVTYLSFQRHIILLMTVVCLLSLAVILPVNFSGNLMGDSPENFGRTTLANVSAKDRFLWLHSIFALVYFIITLLCMAHHSIRLEYREDDKVARTLMITSIPREISDPGLITKHFHEAYPSCTVTDIRFCFNVHKLMRLDLERRKAMKGRLYFATKAQKEGKIMIKTHPCAQIFCCDFCGFEKVDAEQYYSELEEKRTDEFNAEKNRISMKRLGIAFVTFRDERMTAVIVKDYSRVRCRHRAQQSSITTVVQSHKWGVSYAPAPSDIIWENLSVCGSRWWLRCVLLNILLFLLLFFLTTPAIIVNTMDKFNVTRPVESLRSPVITQFFPTLLLWAFSVLLPFIVYYSAFFESHWTRSGENQVTMHKCFFLLVFMVIILPSLGLSSLDLFFTWLFDVNFLDDRDVKFQCVFLPDNGAFFVNYVITSSLIGTAMELLRIPALTVYAVRLCFAKSQAERIHVKRSQAYEFQFGLEYAWTMCIFAVSMTYSITCPIITPFGLLYVILKHMVDRYNIYYAYVPTKLNQQIHRAAISQVILAPILCMFWLLFFSVLRLGPVHPITVFTLVSLLSCITFSLFRLCLRKQPDKSTSYQMSDQPAEGTFTDAERSTVTSTTASSLFVASVLLEPELALTPMPSPAHHSYGAMASSQGSTHGPVGEEEGEEDHSQTHETELQDPPDPYCSSPLMDSPVGYQ from the exons ATGGCACACTCTGTGCTTTTTGTGACGAGAGCGCCCCCTGTGGAGGGGAGGGATGTGGAGCTGGATGTCCTGAACTTCCTAAACTCCTTTGGGGAGGAGAACAGCACGGCAGAGAGATGTTACCGTGCACATTCCCGCAGCAGCGTCCTCCAGGGTTTGCCGTTTGGAGGAGTGCCCACAGTGCTGGCCATCAACGTGGTGCTCTGGATG TTCCTGTTGCTCATCTTCTCCTGTTTAAGGAAGGCTGCCTGGGACTATGGCCGCCTGGCTCTGCTGATGGAGAATGACAG TCTCACGTCCCTGTTTTATGGTGAGCCAAGTGAAAAAGAAAAGTCTCCATCAGAATCCAGCCCCTCTGACTCTGAAACCAAGGACATG GGCTTCTGCTCGTGGCTCTCATCACTTTACCATATGAA GGATGAGGAAATCCGTAGCAAATGCGGCATAGACGCCGTCACATACCTGTCCTTCCAGCGCCACATCATCCTGCTCATGACGGTGGTTTGCCTGCTGTCTTTGGCTGTAATCCTGCCGGTCAACTTTTCCGGGAACCTCATGG GAGACAGTCCTGAAAACTTTGGAAGAACAACACTGGCTAATGTTAGTGCAAA GGACCGTTTTCTGTGGCTCCACAGCATTTTTGCTCTGGTCTACTTTATCATCACGTTGCTGTGTATGGCTCACCACTCGATACGGCTGGAGTACAGAGAAGATGACAAG GTGGCCAGGACACTGATGATTACCTCCATACCCAGAGAAATCTCTGACCCAGGGCTGATCACCAAACACTTCCA TGAGGCCTACCCCAGCTGTACTGTCACTGACATCCGCTTCTGCTTCAATGTCCACAAGCTGATGAGGCTGGACCTGGAGAG GCGCAAAGCAATGAAAGGCAGGCTGTATTTTGCAACAAAGGCCCAAAAAGAGGGCAAGATTATGATCAAGACTCATCCGTGTGCTCAGATATTTTGCTGTGACTTCTGCGGATTCGAAAAG GTGGATGCAGAACAGTACTACAGTGAATTAGAAGAGAAACGGACAGATGAGTTTAACGCTGAGAAGAATCGTATCTCCATGAAGAGGCTGGGCATTGCCTTTGTGACTTTTCGTGATGAGAGGATGACTGCTGT GATTGTGAAGGACTATAGTCGTGTGCGTTGCCGTCACAGAGCCCAGCAGTCCAGCATCACCACCGTGGTACAGTCTCACAAGTGGGGGGTCAGCTATGCACCTGCTCCCAGTGACATTATCTG GGAAAACCTGTCAGTGTGTGGATCTCGCTGGTGGCTTCGCTGCGTCCTCCTCAACATTCTCCTTTTCCTGCTGCTCTTCTTCCTCACCACTCCCGCCATCATTGTCAACACTATGGACAAGTTCAACGTCACGAGGCCTGTGGAAAGTCTACGG AGCCCAGTTATTACCCAGTTCTTCCCAACACTCCTGCTGTGGGCATTTTCAGTCCTCCTGCCCTTCATCGTCTACTACTCAGCCTTCTTTGAGTCCCACTGGACCAG GTCTGGTGAGAACCAAGTAACGATGCACAAGTGCTTTTTCCTGCTGGTGTTCATGGTGATCATCCTGCCATCACTTGGTCTGTCCAG TCTGGACCTGTTCTTCACGTGGCTCTTTGATGTCAACTTCTTGGATGATAGAGATGTCAAATTCCA gtgtgtgtttcTTCCTGACAACGGCGCATTCTTCGTAAACTATGTGATTACATCCAGCCTGATCGGCACGGCGATGGAGCTGCTTCGCATCCCGGCGCTAACAGTGTACGCAGTCCGCCTCTGCTTTGCCAAGTCCCAGGCAGAGCGCATTCACGTTAAAAGG AGTCAGGCCTATGAGTTCCAGTTTGGCCTTGAATATGCCTGGACTATGTGCATCTTTGCCGTCAGTATGACCTACAGCATCACATGCCCCATCATTACTCCCTTTG GTCTTCTCTATGTGATTCTGAAGCACATGGTGGACCGATACAACATCTACTATGCATATGTTCCCACCAAACTCAACCAGCAGATCCACAGAGCAGCCATCAGTCAGGTCATCCTGGCTCCTATCCTCTGTATGTTCTGGTTGCTCTTCTTCTCCGTGCTCAGACTCG GTCCAGTGCATCCCATCACTGTCTTTACATTAGTGTCCCTTCTGTCCTGTATCACCTTTTCCCTCTTCCGCTTGTGCCTTAGGAAGCAACCAGACAAGTCAACAAGCTACCAG aTGTCTGATCAGCCAGCAGAGGGGACGTTTACAGATGCAGAGAGGAGTACTGTAACATCCACCACTGCCTCCAGT CTGTTTGTGGCATCTGTGTTGTTGGAGCCAGAACTGGCTTTGACCCCGATGCCCTCGCCGGCCCACCACAGCTATGGCGCCATGGCCAGCTCCCAGGGTTCAACTCACGGTCCGGtgggggaggaggaaggggaggaggaccACTCCCAGACCCATGAGACTGAGCTACAAGACCCCCCAGACCCTTACTGCTCCAGCCCGCTCATGGACAGCCCTGTTGGCTACCAGTAA
- the ngb gene encoding neuroglobin, translated as MDMLSGKDKELIRGSWESLGKNKVPHGVIMFSRLFELDPALLSLFHYNTNCGSTQDCLSSPEFLEHVTKVMLVIDAAVSHLDDLHSLEDFLLNLGRKHQAVGVNTQSFAMVGESLLYMLQCSLGQAYTAPLRQAWLNMYSIVVAAMSRGWAKNGEDKAD; from the exons ATGGACATGCTGTCAGGGAAAGACAAAGAGCTGATACGAGGCAGCTGGGAGAGCCTTGGCAAGAACAAAGTTCCTCATGGTGTGATCATGTTTTCCAG ACTGTTTGAGCTGGACCCTGCGCTCCTCAGTCTTTTCCACTACAATACAAACTGTGGCTCTACACAAGACTGCCTCTCCAGCCCTGAGTTCCTGGAACATGTCACTAAG GTGATGCTTGTGATCGATGCTGCAGTCAGCCACCTGGATGACCTTCACTCCTTGGAGGACTTTCTGCTCAACCTCGGAAGGAAGCATCAAGCTGTTGGCGTCAACACACAGTCATTTGCT ATGGTGGGTGAGTCCCTTCTCTACATGCTGCAGTGTAGTCTGGGTCAGGCCTATACTGCACCTCTGCGCCAAGCTTGGCTCAACATGTACAGCATCGTGGTAGCAGCCATGAGCCGAGGATGGGCCAAAAATGGTGAAGACAAGGCCGACTGA